The genome window GAAAAGACTCATCCTCGGTGGAGAACCGGTCGGCCTGCTCGGCTACCGGGGGACCAAACCGGTTGCTTGGTGCTCCGTCGCGCCGCGCGAGACGTTTCGCGATTTGGGTGGTCCCGGCGACGAGGCCGCCGTCGTGTGGTCCTTGGTGTGCATGTTCGTGAGGCCCGAGCTTCGCGGTCAGGGCATTGGCAAGGAGCTGATTCGCGAAGCCATCACACACGCCCGTCGTTACGGTGCTGATTTCCTGGAAGCCTATCCGGTTGATCCAGAATCACCCAGCTATCGCTTCATGGGCTTCGTACCAGCGTTCAACGAACTTGGCTTCCAAGAGGTGGCGAGGGCCGGCGAACGCCGGCACGTGATGCGCCTGGACCTGCGGGTCCTGCATTGACCGTCTGACAAGCGGTTGCAGCGGGCGGCGCTGCGCGCCGCCGCTGAACCAGAGCGTTCGGCGTCGAAGAAGAGAGGGAGACAATGGTTCGAGGAGTTCGGTTTCGCGTGGATGACTCTGGCCGCAAGACCGCCGTCCAGATCGACCTGAAGACGCAGGCGCGCCTGTGGGAAGATTTCTACGACCGCGCCCTGGCCGAGCAGCGCGCCTCTGAGCCACGCGAACCGCTGGAGGTCGTCAAGCGGCGTGTGCTCCGGCGCCGGCGACGGCGTGGCTGAGTACAGGGTTGTCTTTACCCGCTCGGCCCGGCGAGAACTCGAAGGGCTGGAGGTCGCCGTGGTGCGGCGGATCATTCAGCGTGTCGAGGCCCTTGCGGACGATCCAAGGCCGCGCGGATGTGTCAAGCTGCAGGGAGCTGCCGATCTGTGTGGAGAATTCGGATCGGCGACTACCGCGCCGTGTACGCCATCGAGGACAGTGCGCGCTGTCGACATTCGCATCGTCCGACACCGGCGCGACGCCTATAGATAGGGCCCGGCCTCACGCCGAACATCACGTTCGACCGGGCCGCTGGCTCGCATTCGCTCGCCGCGGCCGGTCAACGTGGCGTTAGTGCTCAGGATCTCGACCGGAGGTAACCATGGACCTCAAAGACTTCGTCGCCGACACGCTCGTCGAGATTCCGCAAGGGGTGCAGCTCGCTATAAAGAAGACAAACCCGTATGGGGTACGGCTAAGCACGTCGGTGGCCCGCATATAAAAGAGGTTCGATTCGATATTGCTGTGACCGTCAGTGATAAGTCTTCTGGAAATCTGGAGGGCGGGATAAAGGTCGTGGGCATCAGCCTCGGCAAAGAGTCAGCCAAGAGCGAGGAGAGTATCCATGTTAGCCGCATTCAATTCTCATTCCCTATTGTTCCGCCGGTGACCGAGGTGCACGCTGAGCACTAACATGGCGTTGGTGCGGACGCG of Dehalococcoidia bacterium contains these proteins:
- a CDS encoding GNAT family N-acetyltransferase; its protein translation is MPKLRFEEVTPDRWTDFEALFESRGGPKNCWCMVWRTLPSKDRRNKGAKKQAMKRLILGGEPVGLLGYRGTKPVAWCSVAPRETFRDLGGPGDEAAVVWSLVCMFVRPELRGQGIGKELIREAITHARRYGADFLEAYPVDPESPSYRFMGFVPAFNELGFQEVARAGERRHVMRLDLRVLH